One genomic segment of Styela clava chromosome 3, kaStyClav1.hap1.2, whole genome shotgun sequence includes these proteins:
- the LOC120343109 gene encoding heat shock 70 kDa protein cognate 4-like codes for MSAIGIDLGTTNSYVAVYRRNKVEIIENYEGNRSTPSYVSFTKDEILIGETAKDEVSSDVENTLFQIKRLIGRSYDDPMVQADLNLWGITIIDDRNKPKIKVKCKGEEKTFCPEQISAMILKSLKRAAKDHLGKKVKDAVITVPAYFNDAQRNATIDAGKIAGLNVLRLINEPTAAAIAYGLDREKNEKQNVLVFDLGGGTFDVTIVNIKDREFLVKATGGDTHLGGEDFINRMVNHFVSEFNRRYDCDISQNKRGINQLRVACEVAKKRLSISETAKVQIAKLHGDIDFIETISRAKFEDLNCDYFEKTIQVVEDTLSDACMDKSEIDNVLLVGGSTRIPKVQELLQECFGREIISKEINPDEAVAQGAAILAAELSSSESCQILELTIEDVVPLSLGWKSTRGDMVTVVQRNTKIPTTKGSFCMTPRDDVTEMTFNIFEGERDVADMNHRLGGFKIRDIPRSLRGNQTFKIQYTIDKNGILNVMVQNLETRKESQIQIESKGKLTNKEIRQMIKDAAKYKKEDAEWKERSKKACKLEKFVYAVKHAVIKKLKNLPDEDKEKIIEKCTEIIGWLNDNRDPPISETKKKKADLKNICQPVFERIPYGAEILHKYKN; via the exons ATGTCAGCTATAGGAATCGATCTTGGTACAACAAATTCATATGTAGCTGTGTATAGGAGAAAtaag GTTGAAATCATTGAAAACTATGAAGGAAACCGTTCAACCCCATCTTATGTGTCATTCACAAAAGACGAGATCCTTATTGGTGAAACCGCCAAAGACGAAGTATCATCTGATGTTGAAAATACTTTATTCC aaattaaaaGATTAATTGGACGCTCCTACGATGATCCAATGGTACAAGCTGACTTGAACTTGTGGGGAATCACTATAATTGACGATAGGAATAAGCCAAAGATAAAG GTTAAATGTAAAGGCGAAGAAAAAACGTTCTGCCCGGAACAAATCAGTGCTATGATTCTCAAATCTCTAAAGAGAGCTGCTAAAGATCATCTTGGTAAAAAAGTCAAAGACGCCGTAATAACTGTTCCTGCTTATTTTAATGATGCTCAACGCAACGCAACAATAGATGCAGGAAAAATAGCTGGACTTAACGTTCTGCGCCTTATTAATGAACCAACAGCCGCTGCGATCGCTTATGGATTAGATAGAGAG aaaaatgaaaaacagaatgtTCTTGTCTTTGATCTTGGGGGTGGAACTTTTGATGTCACAATTGTAAATATCAAAGACAGAGAATTCCTTGTCAAGGCAACAGGCGGTGATACTCATTTAGGAG GCGAAGATTTTATCAATCGGATGGTCAACCATTTTGTCTCAGAGTTCAATCGTAGGTATGATTGCGATATATCTCAAAACAAAAGGGGAATTAATCAATTACGTGTCGCCTGTGAAGTTGCAAAGAAAAGATTATCGATATCCGAAACAGCAaa AGTTCAAATAGCTAAACTTCACGGCGATATCGATTTTATAGAAACTATTTCTCGTGCAAAGTTTGAAGATCTTAACTGCGATTATTTTGAGAAAACGATCCAAGTTGTAGAAGACACACTTTCAGATGCTTGCATGGATAAAAGTGAG aTTGACAATGTCTTGCTTGTCGGTGGATCTACCCGAATTCCAAAAGTGCAAGAGCTATTACAAGAATGCTTCGGAAGAGAAATAATCAGCAAGGAAATCAATCCCGATGAAGCAGTTGCGCAAGGGGCAGCGATATTGGCCGCTGAGCTGTCTTCGAGTGAATCTTGTCAG aTATTAGAGTTGACAATTGAAGATGTCGTTCCTTTATCACTTGGATGGAAATCTACTAGAGGAGATATGGTTACTGTCGTGCAACGTAATACAAAAATACCGACAACGAAAGGGAGCTTCTGTATGACACCAAGAGACGATGTTACTGAGATGACCTTCAAT aTATTTGAAGGCGAACGAGATGTTGCAGACATGAATCATCGTCTTGGAGGTTTCAAAATCAGAGACATACCTCGGAGTTTGCGAGGAAACCAAACATTCAAGATTCAATATACCATAGACAAAAATGGAATTCTAAATGTGATGGTGCAAAATTTAGAAACTCGGAAAGAATCTCAAATCCAAATCGAGAGTAAAGGAAAACTCACTAATAAGGAAATTAGGCAAATG ATAAAAGATGccgcaaaatataaaaaagaagatGCCGAATGGAAAGAACGTAGTAAAAAAGCTTGCAAGCTTGAGAAGTTTGTGTACGCTGTCAAACACGCAGTTATCAAAAAGTTAAAGAATCTTCCAGATGAAGACAAGGAAAAAATAATCGAGAAGTGCACTGAAATCATTGGCTGGCTTAATGATAATCGC GATCCGCCAATTTCTGAAACTAAAAAGAAGAAAgctgatttgaaaaatatatgccAACCAGTATTTGAAAGGATTCCATATGGAGCTGAaattttgcataaatataaaaactaa
- the LOC144421011 gene encoding heat shock cognate 71 kDa protein-like: MTVIGIDLGTSNSCVAVYRKDQVEIIPNDQGERVTPSWVSFTDDGRLIGNVAKQEVSTNFDRTLFQIKRLIGRTYDDPMVQADMKLWGFSLINDDNKPKISIEYQGRPKIFDPEEISAMILESLKTAAEERLDVTITDAVITVPAYFNNTQRNATIDAGRIAGLNVLRVINEPTAAAIAYGLEKKTNEEQNVLIFDLGGGTFDVTIVKIKNKIFDVRATGGDTHLGGDDFDNRMVNHFISEFNRKNDCDMSQNKRGIYRLRIACENAKKRLSTATNTTVQVDGLHNGIDFKSSITRAKFEVLNREYFENTIKTVKDALSSAAMDKSEIDKVVLVGGSTRIPKVRNLLQDFFGEKKINKTINPDEAVANGAAALASNMSNSGLSGIKDLKISDVVPLSLGWKDGGGDMITVVKRNTKIPTKKWNRNQTSKDYQTESTFCIYEGERAAAKDNHFLGMFCVKGIPAALRGVEKFKTCFIVDENGILTVTSRNVSTGKENQITIDNSGKLSEREIKRMIEDAKRFKQDDIEWKERSEQVHKLENSVYAVKHAVTGEMSHNCSDTDKKQIIENCEEIINWLRDNRNPQILDSKKKMADLEKICRPIFENIRDGSEILRIFQK; the protein is encoded by the exons ATGACAGTAATTGGAATTGATCTCGGTACATCGAATTCATGTGTTGCTGTGTACAGGAAAGATCAG GTAGAAATTATCCCTAACGACCAAGGAGAACGCGTAACTCCGTCATGGGTGTCATTTACAGACGATGGGAGACTCATTGGCAATGTTGCCAAACAAGAAGTATCAACCAATTTCGATAGGACTTTATTTC agaTCAAGCGTTTAATTGGTCGTACATATGATGATCCAATGGTGCAAGCGGACATGAAGTTATGGGGATTCAGTTTGATTAATGATGACAACAAGCCCAAGATATCG ATTGAATATCAAGGCCGGCCCAAAATATTCGACCCGGAGGAAATCAGTGCGATGATTCTCGAATCTCTTAAGACAGCTGCCGAAGAACGTCTTGATGTAACAATCACAGACGCCGTAATAACCGTTCCTGCATATTTCAATAATACTCAACGCAACGCAACCATAGATGCAGGAAGAATAGCTGGACTCAACGTTCTACGCGTCATCAATGAACCGACTGCTGCTGCGATCGCTTATGGATTAGAAAAAAAG ACCAACGAAGAGCAGAATGTTCTCATATTTGACCTGGGAGGTGGAACTTTTGACGTCACAATTGTTAagatcaaaaacaaaatatttgacgTCAGGGCGACAGGTGGCGATACTCACTTAGGAG GAGATGACTTTGACAATCGCATGGTAAACCATTTTATCTCGGAGTTCAATCGTAAGAATGATTGCGATATGTCTCAAAACAAACGGGGAATATATCGACTACGTATCGCCTGTGAAAATGCAAAGAAGAGATTATCTACAGCGACAAATACAAc aGTTCAAGTAGATGGGCTTCACAACGGTATCGACTTTAAAAGTTCTATCACCAGGGCAAAGTTTGAAGTGCTTAACcgtgaatattttgaaaacactaTCAAAACTGTAAAAGACGCACTTTCAAGTGCTGCTATGGATAAAAGTGAG ATAGATAAGGTTGTGCTCGTCGGTGGGTCTACACGAATTCCGAAAGTGCGAAATTTGTTGCAAGATTTTTTTGGAGAAAAGaaaattaacaaaacgatcaatCCAGATGAAGCAGTTGCGAATGGAGCAGCAGCATTGGCTTCTAACATGTCCAATAGTGGATTATCTGGG aTAAAAGATTTGAAGATAAGTGACGTTGTTCCCCTGTCACTTGGATGGAAAGATGGTGGAGGAGACATGATTACTGTTGTGAAGCGTAatacaaaaataccaacaaaaaaATGGAACAGAAATCAGACATCCAAAGATTATCAAACAGAATCGACATTCTGC ATATATGAGGGCGAACGGGCTGCTGCGAAGGATAACCATTTTCTTGGAATGTTCTGTGTCAAGGGCATACCTGCGGCTTTGCGAGGAGTTGAAAAATTCAAGACGTGTTTTATCGTAGATGAAAACGGAATTCTTACTGTGACCTCTCGCAATGTCAGCACTGGCAAAGAAAACCAAATCACAATTGATAACAGTGGAAAACTTAGTGAAAGAGAAATTAAACGAATG ATAGAAGATGCCAAAAGATTCAAACAAGACGATATCGAGTGGAAAGAACGGAGTGAACAAGTTCACAAGCTTGAGAATTCAGTCTACGCCGTCAAACATGCAGTTACCGGAGAAATGAGTCACAATTGTTCAGATACAGACAAGAAACAAATAATTGAAAACTGCGAGGAAATAATCAACTGGTTGAGGGATAATCGG aatccaCAAATTCTCGATTCGAAAAAGAAGATGGCTGACCTCGAAAAAATATGCAGAcctatatttgaaaatattcgcgATGGTTCTGAAATTTTGCGCATATTTCAGAAATGA